One Falsarthrobacter nasiphocae DNA segment encodes these proteins:
- a CDS encoding FtsK/SpoIIIE domain-containing protein — translation MTPFTLLATPAAAARFGLPSRLELAVTVSGWDGGDQAIDPSSFAHELPVALGHLALPGWGAREVSASALAAWLEPTSFPLRPGGEVLLRCPATEGDILLSPTESSGGAPLSLVCLSGPDAGRTLPVPRGESTLGRGADLHVTDPYVSRCALRVTVSSRTTEVRPLGGHPVLIQRGDTLRAAPRRGCPLKDGDVLILGTSRIQAVFLGSGAVTSIIQDASGERPAGFQRNGAAAPVPPAEPRGEVPLIPRSRIVLAALPLVVSCAVAVILGQPLFLLFGVISVGALAGPLLERRSALRERRKLFARREAFARAAAAFLFPPVALRCVGLAGSAQRLDLAAKAPEVGLPTQASEPDGSQADPPRGGTRRPTSRTSPPGSAGSGSGPIGSPAPGTASRGSALAGSSSPEASVHIAPARPSPWIVWRLGSYVDRDERLPVETGLILAPDATVRITVTSPDPTSVVAGLSVSAGGMACSNRPGPSQPAVWLHPADTPVALARLPWVSLRPGAAPVHVCRTADCTAANVTVVVSEGPLVNIAGTRPWVPDHARADTLLAATGNTTFPAEHALAPLSTGAPPVPPPGGIAPSTHPGTPGRGIPTMPWSAVPLTRTGADAPFLLDLEADGPHVLVVGTTGCGKTELLKTVIARLILGSPPDRLRLFLIDFKGGSGLSLFEDVEHVDGVVSDLDGADVERVLASLAAELTRRELWLKARRLPDARGLPAGDAPPRLVIVIDELRALVDSVPGAAAKLARIAAVGRSLGVHLILASQRAQGAASPDLRTNIGTTIVLRVASEADSLDVLSSPVAASISPSAAGTFYVRAAGRTRGPFLGATWRECVGRTSPTITTWPPGPALRETGDADPQLLARAAPRASSRRRWPRAVAPPLPRGERHLPSGATACCLLDNPSAQSVVPLSAPLAHCLVFGAADDVTADALRSVTRGLISTGRATRVLAAVATPALADITAAALAFVPPSDALGLDELMTWLPQPESGDLVIIEGLDSLLDTFRAASSHAGEDVLGRWLAGALHVGATVVASSVREPPRLAASFGCRIYLPRALAQTARLFWPKEAAESTAPGRGFIVGPWQRAAQGRRGNRTAQAVSSLECSHEVQVLSPGGDASGASAALRPASAPALRPLPERAALPPAALGAVTPGARTSTDTDAAETGFPPHGEAPQVLRSGAGGLHSGRVPVGVDASGAHRTARVPPGRLFLVIGEATVERAHLLDIMRGDSLHGHEQPRPACDQAAAQGPREPAESCVSGSPAGHARPALTAAHTRAAPPAEDVSSASSAPTALPASPAIMDSSADGCPSAEELASALVTRGLILAILPGRSLDALRLAEHATRGVHGLVISPGAPTDAESLGTRVPVLPRPDPTCAFLVEGHDVRRVRIYGRGPA, via the coding sequence ATGACACCCTTCACGCTCCTGGCGACTCCCGCTGCGGCGGCGCGCTTCGGCCTCCCCTCGCGCCTCGAGCTCGCCGTGACCGTCTCGGGGTGGGACGGCGGGGACCAGGCCATAGATCCGTCGTCCTTCGCCCACGAGCTCCCGGTTGCACTCGGGCACCTGGCCCTCCCGGGCTGGGGCGCGCGGGAGGTCTCCGCGAGCGCGCTCGCCGCGTGGCTCGAGCCGACTTCTTTCCCCCTGCGCCCTGGGGGCGAGGTCCTCCTGCGCTGTCCGGCCACGGAGGGCGACATCCTGCTCTCCCCGACGGAGTCCTCGGGTGGAGCCCCGCTCAGCCTCGTCTGTCTCTCGGGTCCAGACGCGGGCCGCACTCTCCCTGTGCCTCGGGGCGAGAGCACCCTTGGGAGAGGAGCCGATCTCCACGTCACGGACCCCTACGTCTCGCGCTGCGCCCTGCGTGTGACGGTCTCGAGCAGGACCACTGAGGTCCGCCCGCTCGGCGGGCATCCCGTCCTGATCCAGCGCGGCGACACACTCCGTGCAGCGCCTCGGCGGGGCTGCCCGCTGAAAGACGGTGATGTCCTCATCCTCGGAACGAGCCGGATCCAGGCCGTCTTTCTCGGCTCGGGCGCAGTGACATCCATCATTCAGGACGCTTCCGGCGAGAGGCCAGCCGGGTTTCAGCGGAACGGGGCGGCAGCGCCGGTGCCCCCAGCTGAGCCACGGGGCGAGGTGCCGTTGATTCCGCGCTCGCGGATCGTCCTGGCGGCGCTCCCGCTCGTCGTCAGCTGCGCGGTGGCGGTCATCCTCGGCCAGCCGCTCTTCCTTTTGTTCGGCGTGATCTCGGTGGGCGCGCTCGCGGGTCCGCTTCTGGAACGTCGCAGCGCGCTGAGGGAGCGTCGAAAGCTGTTCGCGCGTCGCGAGGCGTTCGCGAGGGCCGCGGCGGCGTTCTTGTTCCCGCCCGTGGCCCTCCGCTGCGTCGGCCTGGCGGGGTCTGCACAGCGGCTCGACCTGGCTGCGAAGGCCCCGGAGGTCGGGTTGCCGACCCAGGCCTCCGAGCCCGATGGATCGCAGGCCGACCCGCCCCGCGGGGGAACGCGCCGGCCGACGTCCCGGACCTCACCCCCGGGCTCCGCAGGCTCAGGGTCAGGGCCCATAGGGTCGCCGGCCCCAGGGACGGCATCCCGCGGGTCAGCACTAGCAGGGTCCAGCTCACCGGAAGCTTCGGTTCACATCGCCCCAGCACGTCCCAGCCCGTGGATCGTGTGGAGGCTCGGGAGCTACGTGGACCGCGACGAACGGCTTCCTGTCGAGACGGGCCTGATTCTCGCGCCTGACGCAACAGTTCGCATCACCGTGACTTCGCCCGACCCGACATCCGTCGTGGCGGGCCTCAGTGTCTCCGCCGGCGGGATGGCGTGCAGCAACCGGCCCGGCCCGTCGCAGCCTGCCGTTTGGCTCCATCCCGCCGACACTCCTGTGGCGCTGGCGCGCCTGCCCTGGGTCTCCCTTCGCCCCGGTGCCGCTCCCGTCCACGTCTGCCGCACGGCCGACTGCACGGCGGCAAACGTCACGGTGGTCGTCTCCGAAGGCCCACTCGTCAACATCGCGGGCACCCGGCCGTGGGTCCCCGATCACGCTCGTGCGGACACCCTGCTTGCCGCCACCGGGAATACGACCTTCCCCGCCGAGCACGCACTGGCGCCCCTTTCCACAGGCGCGCCGCCCGTCCCGCCTCCAGGGGGCATCGCACCCTCCACCCATCCCGGAACGCCCGGCCGCGGGATACCGACGATGCCGTGGAGCGCCGTCCCGCTGACACGCACCGGTGCCGACGCTCCGTTTCTCCTCGACCTCGAGGCGGACGGCCCGCACGTCCTCGTCGTCGGCACCACGGGCTGCGGGAAGACGGAGCTGCTCAAGACCGTCATCGCCCGCCTCATTCTCGGCTCGCCCCCCGATCGTCTCCGGCTCTTCCTCATCGACTTCAAGGGCGGATCCGGCTTGTCACTGTTCGAAGACGTCGAGCACGTGGACGGAGTGGTGAGCGACCTCGACGGCGCCGACGTGGAGCGCGTCCTCGCGTCCTTGGCCGCCGAGCTGACGCGACGCGAGCTCTGGCTCAAGGCTCGCCGGCTGCCGGACGCCCGCGGCCTCCCCGCCGGTGACGCCCCGCCCAGGCTCGTCATCGTTATCGACGAACTCAGGGCCCTCGTCGACTCCGTCCCTGGCGCGGCCGCGAAGCTCGCGCGCATCGCGGCAGTCGGCCGCTCCCTCGGCGTGCACCTCATCCTCGCCAGCCAGAGGGCTCAAGGGGCCGCATCCCCGGACTTGCGCACCAACATCGGCACGACCATCGTGCTGCGCGTCGCAAGCGAAGCGGACTCCCTCGACGTCCTCTCCTCACCCGTGGCCGCCTCCATCAGCCCTTCAGCCGCCGGCACCTTCTACGTCCGGGCTGCAGGGCGGACCCGCGGCCCCTTCCTCGGTGCCACCTGGCGAGAGTGCGTGGGGCGGACCTCCCCCACGATCACGACCTGGCCTCCGGGCCCCGCCCTGCGCGAGACCGGCGACGCCGATCCCCAGCTCCTCGCCCGCGCAGCCCCCCGCGCCTCGTCCCGGCGACGCTGGCCTCGCGCCGTTGCACCACCGCTTCCCCGCGGAGAGCGCCATCTGCCCAGCGGGGCCACGGCATGCTGCCTCCTCGACAACCCGTCAGCACAGTCCGTGGTCCCCCTGTCCGCTCCCCTCGCGCACTGCCTCGTCTTCGGTGCGGCCGACGACGTGACCGCCGATGCCCTGCGCAGCGTCACCCGCGGACTCATCTCCACCGGCCGGGCCACACGAGTGCTCGCCGCCGTGGCCACGCCCGCGCTCGCGGACATCACCGCTGCGGCTCTGGCCTTCGTTCCGCCGTCGGATGCGCTGGGTCTCGATGAACTCATGACGTGGCTGCCGCAGCCCGAATCGGGCGACCTCGTCATCATCGAGGGTCTCGATTCCCTCTTGGACACGTTCCGAGCGGCCTCGTCCCACGCGGGCGAGGACGTCCTGGGGCGCTGGCTCGCGGGAGCCCTGCACGTCGGTGCAACGGTGGTCGCCTCCTCGGTCCGCGAACCACCCCGCCTGGCAGCCTCGTTCGGGTGCCGCATCTACCTGCCGCGTGCACTCGCCCAGACGGCACGCCTGTTCTGGCCCAAAGAGGCTGCGGAGTCGACAGCACCGGGTCGGGGGTTCATCGTGGGCCCGTGGCAGCGAGCGGCACAGGGCCGCCGAGGAAACCGCACGGCGCAGGCCGTCTCATCCCTTGAGTGCAGTCACGAGGTCCAGGTCCTCTCTCCCGGCGGCGACGCGTCAGGAGCATCGGCGGCACTGCGGCCCGCCTCCGCCCCAGCGCTCCGACCACTGCCAGAGAGAGCGGCCCTGCCCCCGGCAGCACTTGGGGCAGTCACGCCTGGAGCCCGCACGAGCACAGACACCGACGCCGCCGAGACCGGCTTTCCCCCGCACGGGGAAGCCCCGCAGGTCCTCCGATCGGGCGCAGGAGGGCTCCATTCGGGCCGGGTGCCGGTGGGTGTGGACGCATCGGGGGCGCATCGCACGGCACGCGTGCCGCCCGGGAGGCTATTCCTCGTCATCGGGGAGGCGACCGTGGAGCGGGCCCATCTCCTCGACATCATGCGCGGAGACAGTCTCCACGGGCATGAGCAGCCCCGCCCTGCGTGCGACCAAGCTGCTGCCCAGGGGCCTAGGGAGCCGGCGGAGTCTTGCGTCTCCGGCTCACCTGCCGGTCACGCTCGGCCAGCCCTGACGGCGGCCCACACCCGAGCGGCTCCGCCTGCTGAGGATGTTTCCTCTGCATCGTCGGCCCCCACGGCCCTGCCGGCGTCACCGGCCATCATGGACTCAAGCGCGGACGGATGCCCCTCTGCCGAAGAGCTGGCCAGTGCCCTGGTCACTCGCGGACTGATTCTGGCAATCCTGCCCGGCCGATCCCTCGATGCCCTGCGCCTGGCCGAACACGCGACCCGCGGCGTGCACGGGCTCGTCATCTCGCCCGGCGCGCCGACAGACGCGGAGAGCCTGGGCACGCGTGTGCCGGTGCTGCCCCGGCCCGACCCCACGTGCGCTTTCCTTGTCGAGGGCCACGACGTGCGCCGCGTGCGAATCTACGGGCGGGGCCCTGCGTGA
- a CDS encoding WhiB family transcriptional regulator, producing the protein MDWRSKAACLDKDPELFFPVGNTGPALLQIEEAKAVCRTCTVMDTCLQWALESGQDSGVWGGLSEDERRALKRRAARARRVS; encoded by the coding sequence ATGGATTGGCGATCAAAAGCAGCCTGCCTGGATAAGGATCCCGAACTTTTCTTCCCCGTCGGCAACACTGGGCCAGCGCTTCTCCAGATCGAAGAGGCGAAGGCCGTCTGCCGCACGTGCACCGTCATGGACACGTGCCTCCAGTGGGCGCTCGAGTCCGGCCAGGACTCCGGCGTCTGGGGAGGCCTGAGCGAGGACGAGCGCCGCGCCCTGAAGCGCCGCGCTGCCCGCGCGCGCCGCGTCTCCTAG
- the glf gene encoding UDP-galactopyranose mutase codes for MNTDLVVVGSGLYGLTVAERAANKLGLNVTIIDRRDHIGGNAYSEIDPETGIEVHKYGAHLFHTSNERVWEYVNRFTSFTNYVHRVYGVHKGEVFPLPINLGTINQFFRANLTPDQARALIQEQAGEFAGQDPQNLNDKGISLIGRPLYEAFIKHYTGKQWQTDPTNLPASIISRLPVRYTYDNRYFNDTYEGLPTDGYTAWLERMADNPRINVQLSTDFFDDSAEFSKKNVVGQVPVIYTGAVDRYFDYAEGDLKWRTIDFERETLPTGDFQGTSVVNYNDDDVPYTRIIEPRHFHPERDYATDKTIIMREFSRFAEKGDEPYYPVNTEEDRTKLLAYRDLAKGEKDVIFGGRLGTYKYLDMHMAIGAALSTFDNKIEPHFARGASLEAGGVDA; via the coding sequence GTGAACACTGACCTCGTTGTCGTCGGATCGGGCCTCTACGGCCTGACTGTCGCGGAGCGCGCGGCCAACAAGCTTGGTCTCAACGTGACGATCATCGACCGCCGCGACCACATCGGCGGCAACGCCTACTCCGAGATCGACCCGGAGACCGGCATCGAAGTCCACAAGTACGGCGCGCATCTGTTCCACACGTCAAATGAGCGCGTGTGGGAGTACGTCAACCGCTTCACGAGCTTCACGAACTACGTCCACCGCGTCTACGGCGTTCACAAGGGAGAGGTCTTCCCGCTTCCGATCAACCTCGGCACGATCAATCAGTTCTTCCGCGCCAACCTCACACCGGATCAGGCGCGCGCGCTCATCCAGGAGCAGGCCGGCGAGTTCGCTGGGCAGGACCCGCAGAACCTCAACGACAAGGGCATCTCCCTGATCGGACGCCCCCTCTACGAGGCGTTCATCAAGCACTACACCGGCAAGCAGTGGCAGACGGACCCCACGAACCTGCCCGCCAGCATCATCTCCCGTCTGCCCGTCCGCTACACCTACGACAACCGATACTTCAACGACACCTACGAGGGCCTGCCCACGGATGGCTACACGGCCTGGCTTGAGCGCATGGCGGACAACCCTCGCATCAATGTGCAGCTGAGCACCGACTTCTTCGACGACTCCGCCGAGTTCAGCAAGAAGAACGTCGTGGGTCAGGTGCCGGTGATCTACACGGGTGCGGTGGATCGGTACTTCGACTACGCAGAGGGCGACCTCAAGTGGCGCACCATCGACTTCGAGCGCGAGACGCTCCCCACGGGGGACTTCCAGGGCACCTCCGTCGTCAACTACAACGACGACGACGTGCCGTACACGCGCATCATTGAGCCGCGTCACTTCCACCCTGAGCGGGACTACGCCACGGACAAGACCATCATCATGCGCGAGTTCTCCCGCTTCGCGGAGAAGGGCGACGAGCCGTACTACCCCGTCAACACGGAGGAAGACCGCACGAAGCTCCTCGCCTACCGCGATCTGGCCAAGGGTGAGAAGGACGTCATCTTCGGGGGGCGCCTCGGCACCTACAAGTACCTCGACATGCACATGGCCATCGGCGCGGCGCTCTCGACGTTCGACAACAAGATCGAGCCCCACTTCGCCCGGGGCGCGAGCCTTGAGGCCGGGGGAGTGGACGCATGA